The sequence below is a genomic window from Salicibibacter cibarius.
CGCAACCGCTGATTGATTTTTATAGCCAAAAGGGTTATCTCCGTAATATCGATGGCAACCAAGAGATTGATGATGTGCATGGGGATATTGTTCAATTATTGGAAGGTTTGCAGCATGCATGATTATTCGTAAAACCGATCGGGAATTAAAGATTATGCGACATGCCGGAAAAATAGTGGCGTTGACCCATGAAGAACTTCAAAGCCATATTAAGCCGGGGGTTACAACCGCTGAACTTGACCAAGTCGCCGATCATTTTATACAATCGTATGATGCCGTTCCTTCATTTAAAGGCTATCATGGATTTACCGGAAGTATTTGTACTTCCGTAAATGAGGAACTTGTTCACGGTGTGCCGGGAAACAGAGTGTTAAAAAACGGTGATATCATTTCCATCGATATTGGAGCGAAGATTCACGGGTATCATGGTGATTCAGCGTGGACGTATCCTGTTGGTGCAATAACAGCCGAAACGGAGCAACTCTTGGAAGTGACCCGGAATGCTTTATACAAGGGGCTTGCGGAAGCAAAACCGAAAGAAAGACTCTCTAATGTCTCTCATGCGATACAGA
It includes:
- the map gene encoding type I methionyl aminopeptidase; the encoded protein is MIIRKTDRELKIMRHAGKIVALTHEELQSHIKPGVTTAELDQVADHFIQSYDAVPSFKGYHGFTGSICTSVNEELVHGVPGNRVLKNGDIISIDIGAKIHGYHGDSAWTYPVGAITAETEQLLEVTRNALYKGLAEAKPKERLSNVSHAIQTFVEKHGFSVVREYVGHGVGQDLHEDPQIPHFGPPGKGVRLKPGMVLAVEPMVNMGERYVHTLEDNWTVVTTDGKNCAHFEHTIAITDAGYEILTQA